Proteins encoded within one genomic window of Glycine soja cultivar W05 chromosome 1, ASM419377v2, whole genome shotgun sequence:
- the LOC114418401 gene encoding probable polyamine transporter At1g31830 isoform X2: protein MKLRIAAANRQASIKMGEFTGSGEYVTHGELPSSRPNHSRKVTVLPLVFLIFYEVSGGPFGVEDTVHAAGPLLALIGFLLFPLIWSVPEALITAEMGTMFPENSGYVVWVSSALGPYWGFQQGWMKWLSGVIDNALYPVLFLDYLKSGIPALGGGLPRVIATWGLTIVLTYLNYRGMTIVGWVAVCLGVFSLLPFVVMGFLSIPDLKPSRWTVTNLNDVNWNLYLNTLFWNLNYWDSISTLAGEVENPKKTLPKALFYAVILVVLGYFFPLLIGTGAVPVNRELWTDGYFSDIALIIGGAWLRWWLQAAAAMSNMGMFVAEMSSDAFQLLGMAERGMLPEFFGKRSRYGTPLIGILFSASGVILLSWLSFQEIVAAENFLYCFGMILEFIAFILLRIKHPNASRPYKIPGGTAGAIIMCIPPTILIGVVLFFSSLKVMVISLIAMAIGLVMQPCLKLVEKKRWMKFSYSSELPDFGNQEGNRSLVH from the exons ATG AAATTGAGAATTGCTGCTGCTAATAGACAAGCTTCCATTAAGATGGGGGAGTTCACCGGGAGTGGTGAGTATGTGACTCACGGTGAATTACCTTCCTCCAGGCCAAATCATTCAAGGAAAGTTACAGTTCTTCCTCTTGTGTTTCTCATCTTCTATGAGGTTTCAGGGGGGCCTTTCGGGGTGGAGGATACTGTGCACGCAGCAGGTCCTCTGTTAGCCCTCATTGGATTCTTGCTTTTCCCATTGATATGGAGTGTTCCTGAAGCTTTGATCACTGCTGAGATGGGTACCATGTTCCCTGAAAACAGTGGTTATGTGGTTTGGGTTTCGTCTGCTTTGGGTCCCTATTGGGGGTTTCAACAAGGTTGGATGAAATGGCTGAGTGGGGTGATAGACAATGCATTATACCCAGTTCTATTTCTTGACTATCTGAAGTCAGGAATCCCTGCTTTAGGTGGTGGATTGCCAAGAGTTATTGCAACATGGGGTCTTACTATAGTTCTCACTTACTTGAACTATAGGGGTATGACCATTGTGGGATGGGTTGCTGTTTGTTTAGGGGTTTTCTCACTCCTCCCTTTTGTGGTTATGGGGTTTTTGTCAATTCCAGACCTAAAGCCTTCAAGATGGACTGTGACAAATCTGAATGATGTTAACTGGAATTTGTATCTGAATACTCTATTTTGGAATCTCAACTATTGGGACTCCATAAGTACTCTTGCTGGAGAAGTAGAAAATCCGAAGAAAACTCTTCCGAAGGCTTTGTTTTATGCTGTGATCCTAGTAGTTCTAGGGTACTTCTTTCCTCTTCTAATTGGTACTGGTGCTGTTCCTGTCAACCGTGAGTTGTGGACAGATGGCTACTTCTCAGATATTGCTTTGATTATAGGAGGAGCATGGTTGAGATGGTGGCTTCAGGCTGCTGCTGCGATGTCAAACATGGGAATGTTTGTTGCTGAAATGAGCAGTGACGCCTTCCAACTTCTAGGGATGGCTGAGAGGGGAATGTTGCCTGAGTTCTTCGGCAAGAGGTCTCGCTATGGAACACCTCTCATAGGAATACTCTTCTCAGCCTCCGGCGTGATTTTACTGTCATGGCTGAGCTTTCAAGAAATTGTTGCTGCAGAAAATTTCTTGTACTGCTTTGGAATGATTTTGGAGTTCATTGCGTTCATTCTGTTGAGGATCAAACACCCCAACGCATCCCGGCCTTACAAGATACCGGGGGGAACTGCTGGAGCAATTATCATGTGTATCCCTCCGACAATATTGATTGGTGTTGTGTTGTTTTTCTCCTCCCTTAAAGTAATGGTTATAAGCCTTATTGCTATGGCAATTGGCCTTGTGATGCAGCCTTGTCTCAAATTAGTTGAGAAAAAGAGATGGATGAAGTTTTCCTATAGTTCTGAGCTCCCTGATTTTGGCAATCAGGAGGGCAATCGCTCTTTGGTGCATTAA
- the LOC114418401 gene encoding probable polyamine transporter At1g31830 isoform X1: protein MFEIHKLRIAAANRQASIKMGEFTGSGEYVTHGELPSSRPNHSRKVTVLPLVFLIFYEVSGGPFGVEDTVHAAGPLLALIGFLLFPLIWSVPEALITAEMGTMFPENSGYVVWVSSALGPYWGFQQGWMKWLSGVIDNALYPVLFLDYLKSGIPALGGGLPRVIATWGLTIVLTYLNYRGMTIVGWVAVCLGVFSLLPFVVMGFLSIPDLKPSRWTVTNLNDVNWNLYLNTLFWNLNYWDSISTLAGEVENPKKTLPKALFYAVILVVLGYFFPLLIGTGAVPVNRELWTDGYFSDIALIIGGAWLRWWLQAAAAMSNMGMFVAEMSSDAFQLLGMAERGMLPEFFGKRSRYGTPLIGILFSASGVILLSWLSFQEIVAAENFLYCFGMILEFIAFILLRIKHPNASRPYKIPGGTAGAIIMCIPPTILIGVVLFFSSLKVMVISLIAMAIGLVMQPCLKLVEKKRWMKFSYSSELPDFGNQEGNRSLVH from the exons ATGTTTGAAATTCAT AAATTGAGAATTGCTGCTGCTAATAGACAAGCTTCCATTAAGATGGGGGAGTTCACCGGGAGTGGTGAGTATGTGACTCACGGTGAATTACCTTCCTCCAGGCCAAATCATTCAAGGAAAGTTACAGTTCTTCCTCTTGTGTTTCTCATCTTCTATGAGGTTTCAGGGGGGCCTTTCGGGGTGGAGGATACTGTGCACGCAGCAGGTCCTCTGTTAGCCCTCATTGGATTCTTGCTTTTCCCATTGATATGGAGTGTTCCTGAAGCTTTGATCACTGCTGAGATGGGTACCATGTTCCCTGAAAACAGTGGTTATGTGGTTTGGGTTTCGTCTGCTTTGGGTCCCTATTGGGGGTTTCAACAAGGTTGGATGAAATGGCTGAGTGGGGTGATAGACAATGCATTATACCCAGTTCTATTTCTTGACTATCTGAAGTCAGGAATCCCTGCTTTAGGTGGTGGATTGCCAAGAGTTATTGCAACATGGGGTCTTACTATAGTTCTCACTTACTTGAACTATAGGGGTATGACCATTGTGGGATGGGTTGCTGTTTGTTTAGGGGTTTTCTCACTCCTCCCTTTTGTGGTTATGGGGTTTTTGTCAATTCCAGACCTAAAGCCTTCAAGATGGACTGTGACAAATCTGAATGATGTTAACTGGAATTTGTATCTGAATACTCTATTTTGGAATCTCAACTATTGGGACTCCATAAGTACTCTTGCTGGAGAAGTAGAAAATCCGAAGAAAACTCTTCCGAAGGCTTTGTTTTATGCTGTGATCCTAGTAGTTCTAGGGTACTTCTTTCCTCTTCTAATTGGTACTGGTGCTGTTCCTGTCAACCGTGAGTTGTGGACAGATGGCTACTTCTCAGATATTGCTTTGATTATAGGAGGAGCATGGTTGAGATGGTGGCTTCAGGCTGCTGCTGCGATGTCAAACATGGGAATGTTTGTTGCTGAAATGAGCAGTGACGCCTTCCAACTTCTAGGGATGGCTGAGAGGGGAATGTTGCCTGAGTTCTTCGGCAAGAGGTCTCGCTATGGAACACCTCTCATAGGAATACTCTTCTCAGCCTCCGGCGTGATTTTACTGTCATGGCTGAGCTTTCAAGAAATTGTTGCTGCAGAAAATTTCTTGTACTGCTTTGGAATGATTTTGGAGTTCATTGCGTTCATTCTGTTGAGGATCAAACACCCCAACGCATCCCGGCCTTACAAGATACCGGGGGGAACTGCTGGAGCAATTATCATGTGTATCCCTCCGACAATATTGATTGGTGTTGTGTTGTTTTTCTCCTCCCTTAAAGTAATGGTTATAAGCCTTATTGCTATGGCAATTGGCCTTGTGATGCAGCCTTGTCTCAAATTAGTTGAGAAAAAGAGATGGATGAAGTTTTCCTATAGTTCTGAGCTCCCTGATTTTGGCAATCAGGAGGGCAATCGCTCTTTGGTGCATTAA
- the LOC114418412 gene encoding F-box/kelch-repeat protein SKIP25-like, whose translation MAIAMPESSSSSSSSTTKRQKQEQHIHQQEEQPLIPGLPDHIAQLCLSSINPCLLFSISHSWRRLIYSPSFPPFFSLYAILSHSHSSAVIQFHTFDPISATWLPLPPHPPLHHLLLRRHPSFLSRNLSVQSVSAANRLVLLAATTHNLSPALPRPLIFHPLTKTWSFGPTLSTPRRWCALGSLGPTVYVASGIGSHFSIHVARSLQKWNLQNPNAVWEKKTELKDGRFSREAIDAVGWKQKLCMVNVKGDAAKEGVVYDVAEDAWKEMPEGMLHGWRGPVAAMEEEVMYVVDEAKGVLRRYVEEEDSWEEILENERLKGAEKIVAWRGKLCVVSASSGISVVDVAAPSPRIWSVRLPEGFEPVTVHILPRIPAGV comes from the coding sequence ATGGCCATAGCCATGCCTGAgtcgtcttcttcttcttcttcttccacaaCCAAACGCcaaaaacaagaacaacatATTCATCAACAAGAAGAACAACCTTTGATCCCAGGTCTCCCTGACCACATAGCCCAATTATGTCTCTCATCCATCAACCCTTGTTTGTTATTCTCAATCTCCCACTCTTGGCGCCGTCTCATATACTCCCCTTCTttccctccctttttttctctctacgCCATTCTCTCCCACTCCCACTCTTCCGCCGTCATCCAGTTCCACACCTTCGATCCCATCTCCGCCACGTGGCTCCCCCTCCCTCCCCACCCACCCCTCCACCACCTTCTCCTCCGCCGCCACCCCTCCTTCCTCTCCCGCAACCTCTCCGTCCAGTCCGTCTCCGCCGCTAACCGCCTCGTCCTCCTCGCCGCCACCACCCACAACCTCTCCCCGGCCCTCCCCCGCCCCTTGATCTTCCACCCCCTCACCAAAACCTGGTCCTTTGGCCCCACCCTCTCCACCCCCCGCCGCTGGTGCGCCCTCGGCTCCCTCGGCCCCACCGTCTACGTCGCCAGCGGCATCGGCTCCCACTTCTCCATCCACGTCGCGCGCTCCCTCCAAAAGTGGAACCTCCAAAACCCTAACGCCGTTTGGGAAAAGAAAACGGAGCTCAAGGACGGGAGGTTCAGCAGAGAAGCCATCGACGCCGTGGGGTGGAAGCAGAAACTCTGCATGGTCAACGTCAAGGGCGACGCCGCGAAAGAAGGGGTTGTGTATGACGTGGCGGAGGATGCTTGGAAGGAGATGCCGGAGGGGATGTTACACGGTTGGAGAGGACCCGTTGCGGCCATGGAAGAGGAAGTGATGTACGTTGTGGACGAAGCGAAAGGTGTTCTCAGAAGATACGTGGAAGAAGAAGACTCGTGGGAAGAGATTCTCGAGAACGAGAGACTCAAAGGAGCTGAAAAAATTGTTGCTTGGAGAGGGAAGTTGTGCGTCGTTTCGGCTTCTTCCGGGATCTCCGTCGTCGATGTCGCTGCGCCGTCGCCGCGGATTTGGTCGGTTCGGCTGCCGGAAGGGTTCGAGCCGGTGACTGTTCACATCTTGCCCCGGATACCGGCCGGTGTATGA
- the LOC114418390 gene encoding uncharacterized protein LOC114418390, protein MHADMKLTPTKPFILRCFLISLFLSLPFLFLYLFYPQQQQHHITTKDLRIRPGYSSYESYIQRQLNKTLNPKLRKIWTTRDWNRKIPVFARFFEDLKVKKLLKNTSKALCIGARVGQEVEALRRIGVVDSVGMDLVPYPPLVMKGDFHNQPFQNDTFDFEFSNVFDHALYPQRFVSEIERTLKPEGVCVLHVALSRRADKYSANDLYSVQPLVELFKRSALVHVRSVDGFGLDTEVAFRKKGEPPPAAHHRL, encoded by the coding sequence ATGCATGCGGACATGAAACTCACTCCCACAAAACCATTCATCCTAAGGTGCTTCCTCATCtccctcttcctctcccttcccttcctcttcctctaccTCTTCTacccacaacaacaacaacatcatatcACAACCAAAGACCTCAGAATCCGACCGGGTTACTCCTCCTACGAATCCTACATTCAGCGCCAGCTGAACAAGACCCTTAACCCAAAACTCCGAAAAATATGGACAACACGCGACTGGAACCGCAAGATCCCCGTCTTCGCGCGGTTCTTCGAGGACCTTAAGGTGAAAAAGCTTCTAAAAAACACGTCCAAGGCGTTGTGCATCGGTGCACGAGTGGGGCAAGAGGTGGAAGCGCTGCGGCGAATCGGAGTCGTTGATTCGGTGGGAATGGACCTGGTTCCGTACCCTCCCCTTGTGATGAAGGGTGACTTCCACAACCAACCGTTCCAAAACGACACGTTTGATTTCGAATTCTCCAACGTGTTCGATCACGCGCTGTACCCGCAGAGGTTTGTGTCGGAGATCGAACGCACGTTGAAGCCCGAGGGGGTGTGCGTTCTGCACGTGGCTCTGTCGAGGCGTGCTGATAAGTACTCCGCTAACGACCTCTACAGCGTGCAGCCACTCGTGGAGCTATTCAAGCGTTCTGCTTTGGTTCACGTTCGCAGCGTCGATGGTTTTGGATTGGACACCGAGGTTGCGTTTCGGAAGAAGGGGGAACCTCCTCCTGCTGCTCATCACCGTTTGTGA
- the LOC114405493 gene encoding uncharacterized protein LOC114405493, whose translation MKKTGKKTKPTVADLLKSPSPVASPTANSPAIFKRAVSSSSKGAKRGSRVALATSTSPPRGHRAPSNISDLRNFASSGVDDLKRRIDRSHSEILKDLEASNSRLHKRFKMQNQAYQQVMDEAEKEYKKVSERITESRDAMKASYEEFMAEAQASASRACKTSIVELSQSFEKAIDSLRNRYGIPSN comes from the exons ATGAAGAAAACCGGAAAGAAAACCAAACCGACGGTGGCGGATCTTCTGAAATCACCGTCGCCGGTGGCTTCACCGACGGCGAATTCTCCGGCGATTTTCAAGAGAGCAGTTTCTTCCTCCTCCAAGGGCGCGAAGAGAGGTTCGCGAGTTGCTCTCGCCACCAGCACTTCTCCACCTCGCGGTCACAGAGCTCCGAGCAACATCTCCGACCTCAGGAACTTCGCCTCTTCCGGCGTCGACGATCTCAAACGCCGCATCGATCGCTCTCACTCCGAGATCCTCAAGGATCTCGAGGCTTCTAACTCTCGTCTCCACAAACGCTTCAAG atGCAGAATCAAGCATACCAGCAAGTTATGGATGAAGCAGAGAAGGAATACAAAAAGGTGTCTGAAAGAATAACGGAAAGCAGAGATGCAATGAAg GCCTCTTATGAAGAATTCATGGCAGAAGCACAAGCCAGCGCTTCTCGTG caTGCAAAACTTCAATCGTTGAGCTTTCGCAGTCGTTTGAGAAGGCTATTGACTCTCTTCGAAACCGTTACGGAATTCCATCAAATTAG
- the LOC114418384 gene encoding uncharacterized protein LOC114418384, translating to MGNPRKPSTADELHTAARSGDLIAVNSILASNPLAVNSRDKHSRTPLHLAAFSGQAEVVTYLCKQKADVGASAMDDMAAIHFASQKGHLEVVRALLSAGASLKATTRKGMTSLHYAVQGSHMELVKYLAKKGANLGAKTKAGKTPLDLATNEEIRSFLEEYEKSAKNGELGKKDKDKAEESDPKTSTLGSEGDLSSEPAAAAIDEEDNVGEKRKKGNEDGTREEESSQPKKARVNLSHLQSSDDTQEEENL from the exons ATGGGTAATCCACGGAAACCGAGTACCGCCGACGAGCTTCACACGGCGGCAAGGTCCGGTGATCTCATCGCCGTTAACTCAATTTTGGCTTCAAATCCTTTGGCCGTTAATTCCAGAGATAAGCATTCCAGAACACC TCTGCATTTAGCTGCATTTTCTGGGCAAGCAGAGGTAGTCACTTATCTCTGCAAGCAGAAGGCTGATGTTGGTGCTTCTGCAATGGATGACATGGCTGCAATACACTTTGCTTCACAGAAGGGACATTTAGAAGTTGTCCGCGCTCTACTTTCAGCTGGGGCCTCTCTCAAAGCCACCACCCGCAAAGGCATGACTTCATTACACTATGCTGTTCAAGGTTCCCATATGGAACTCGTCAAGTACTTGGCCAAGAAAGGGGCAAACCTTGGTGCCAAGACAAAGGCAGGAAAGACCCCTTTGGATCTTGCTACCAATGAAGAAATCCGCTCCTTTCTGGAGGAATATGAGAAGTCAGcaaagaatggagaattgggaAAGAAAGACAAAGATAAAGCTGAAGAATCTGATCCAAAGACATCCACATTGGGATCTGAAGGTGATTTGAGTTCTGAACCTGCTGCAGCTgctattgatgaagaagacaATGTGggagagaagaggaagaagggtAATGAAGATGGCACAAGAGAAGAAGAGTCATCACAACCAAAAAAGGCTAGAGTTAACTTAAGTCATCTCCAAAGTTCCGACGATacccaagaagaagaaaacctgTAG
- the LOC114418368 gene encoding ATP-dependent Clp protease proteolytic subunit 4, chloroplastic-like yields MDLLSISPSHPLPSSIRTLSSNPKSPISSSFFTPKPHSRFSKPSKTPARCVFTASPIPSKIPNFGSQSRNPGLTFELSAPQTPSTAARGAEGDVMGLLLRERIVFLGSSIDDFVADAIMSQLLLLDALDPTKDIRLFINSTGGSLSATMAIYDAVQLVRADVSTVALGIAASTASVILGGGTKGKRFAMPNTRIMVHQPLGGASGQAIDVEIQAKEVMHNKNNITRIISSFTGRSFEQVQKDIDRDKYMSPIEAVEYGIIDGVIDRDSIIPLMPVPERVKSTLNYEEISKDPRKFLTPDIPDDEIY; encoded by the exons ATGGATTTGCTCTCAATCTCTCCCTCTCACCCTTTACCTTCTTCCATTCGCACCCTTTCCTCAAACCCTAAGTCCCCCATTTCCTCCTCCTTCTTCACCCCCAAACCCCATTCACGCTTCTCCAAACCCTCCAAAACCCCCGCAAGGTGTGTCTTCACGGCCTCGCCAATCCCCTCCAAAATCCCAAACTTTGGGTCTCAATCTCGGAACCCGGGCCTCACTTTCGAGCTCTCCGCGCCCCAGACGCCTTCGACGGCGGCGAGAGGCGCGGAGGGCGACGTGATGGGGCTGTTGCTGAGGGAGAGGATTGTGTTCCTCGGGAGCAGCATCGACGACTTTGTGGCTGATGCTATCATGAGCCAGTTGCTGCTGTTGGATGCCCTAGACCCCACTAAGGATATCAGGCTCTTTATTAATTCCACTGGTGGCTCTCTCAG tgCTACAATGGCTATCTATGACGCTGTACAGCTTGTGAGGGCCGATGTTTCCACAGTTGCACTCGGCATTGCAGCATCAACAGCTTCTGTTATACTTGGTGGTGGGACCAAAGGCAAGCGCTTTGCTATGCCAAATACACGAATTATGGTTCATCAACCTCTTGGAGGTGCTAGTGGGCAAGCTATAGATGTAGAAATTCAGGCTAAAGAAGTTATGCACAACAAGAATAATATCACAAGAATTATATCAAGTTTCACTGGACGCTCATTTGAACAAGTGCAGAAAGATATTGATAGGGATAAATATATGTCTCCAATTGAAGCAGTGGAATACGGAATTATTGATGGTGTAATCGATAGAGATAGCATTATTCCTCTCATGCCAGTGCCAGAAAGAGTGAAATCAACACTAAACTATGAAGAAATAAGTAAAGACCCCAGGAAATTCCTAACCCCAGATATTCCTGATGATGAGATATACTAG